The Chryseobacterium aureum genome contains a region encoding:
- the mfd gene encoding transcription-repair coupling factor → MQLKSINEKFLPDLLQKEFGKEIFTQLENSQHISVKGSAGSSVSIFVAELFLVQKKNILYLVDDKEDALYANTEMEDLIGKDKVLYFPATHLEPYQVEKTQNANLVLRTEVLNKINSGRSPKVIVAYAGALSEKVLKKEDFKAISHHIKVGDQLDFDFVDELLNHYHFQQADFVSEPGEFSVRGGIVDVFSFSHEKPYRITFFGNEVESIKTFDIETQLSVDKVKDFQLVSNMNFSVTGSRVSLLQLLPNESFVISKNGMIGMQKIRTFYEKALEKYDTLSKDIAHRTPQELFISDQEFLFDYKKFKTVDFGAAVIEGLKESIEVKMEQVPQPSFHKNFELLIEDIEEKQNSGFDTWISFSTEKQKERLESIFEELEHELPFKSFKSELHEGFVDNGHKLLVYTDHQIFDRYQRYKAKNTFAKSEQLTLKDLMSLKIGDYIAHIDHGIGKFMGLVKVNNDGKIQECFKLTYKNGDLLYVSIHSLHKISKYNGPDGKEIVLSKLGSPTWKSLKQKTKAKVKQIAFDLIQLYAQRKTAKGFAYTPDSYLQNELEASFIYEDTPDQEKATIDVKKDMEAETVMDRLVCGDVGFGKTEVAIRAAFKAATDGKQVAVLVPTTILAFQHYRSFKERLKDFPVNVAYVNRFRTAKQKSETLDALKNGKVDIIIGTHQLVSSSVKFKDLGLLIIDEEHKFGVSVKDKLKTLKNNVDTLTLTATPIPRTLQFSLMAARDLSVIKTPPPNRQPVDTQLIGFNEETLRDAVSYEIQRDGQVYFINNRIENLKDIAGLIQRLVPDARVITGHGQMEGKQLEKNVLDFMEGKYDVLVSTTIVESGVDVPNANTIFINDAHRFGMADLHQMRGRVGRSNRKAFCYLITPPYDMMTSDARKRLEAIEQFSDLGSGFQIAMKDLEIRGAGDLLGAEQSGFINEMGFETYQKLMQEALEELKDDADFENLFENEEDRQKLFKSVKEVNIDTDLELMLPDFYISNTEERLLLYQKIAEINNEADLHQFELELIDRFGPLPKEAVNLLKSVSLKWLAADIGFEKIVMKNGVFLGYFPGNPQDKFYQTDRFRHIINYLTRNPAEAQLKEKSGKEGNQLMMRKEKVKNVDEVNMLLKAIIEHN, encoded by the coding sequence ATGCAATTAAAATCCATCAACGAAAAGTTTCTTCCAGATCTTTTGCAGAAAGAGTTTGGGAAAGAAATTTTCACCCAGTTAGAAAACAGTCAGCATATTTCTGTAAAAGGAAGTGCCGGATCTTCGGTTTCTATTTTTGTGGCAGAGCTTTTTTTAGTTCAAAAGAAAAATATTCTTTATCTGGTAGATGATAAAGAAGATGCATTGTATGCCAATACGGAGATGGAAGATCTTATAGGGAAAGATAAAGTGCTGTATTTCCCGGCAACACATCTTGAACCGTATCAGGTGGAAAAAACACAAAATGCCAATCTGGTTTTAAGAACTGAAGTCCTTAATAAGATCAATTCCGGAAGATCTCCGAAAGTCATTGTAGCTTACGCCGGAGCCCTGTCTGAAAAAGTTTTGAAAAAAGAAGATTTTAAAGCAATTTCTCATCATATCAAAGTAGGCGATCAGCTGGATTTTGATTTTGTAGATGAGCTGCTGAATCATTATCATTTCCAGCAGGCTGATTTTGTTTCGGAACCCGGGGAGTTTTCTGTGAGAGGAGGCATTGTGGATGTATTTTCCTTTTCACACGAAAAACCTTACAGAATTACTTTTTTTGGCAATGAAGTGGAAAGTATTAAGACATTTGATATTGAAACTCAGCTTTCAGTAGATAAAGTGAAAGACTTTCAGCTGGTTTCCAATATGAACTTCTCTGTGACAGGAAGCAGGGTATCATTGCTGCAGCTGCTGCCTAATGAGAGTTTCGTAATTTCAAAAAATGGAATGATAGGAATGCAGAAGATCAGAACCTTCTATGAAAAGGCTCTGGAAAAATATGATACCTTAAGTAAAGATATTGCTCACAGAACACCGCAGGAGCTTTTCATTTCAGATCAGGAGTTTTTATTTGACTATAAGAAATTTAAGACGGTAGATTTTGGGGCGGCTGTTATTGAAGGCTTAAAAGAAAGTATTGAAGTCAAAATGGAGCAGGTTCCGCAGCCTTCGTTCCATAAAAACTTTGAACTGCTGATTGAAGATATTGAAGAAAAACAAAACAGCGGATTCGATACCTGGATTTCTTTTTCCACGGAAAAGCAGAAAGAAAGGCTGGAATCTATTTTTGAAGAACTGGAGCATGAACTGCCTTTTAAAAGTTTTAAATCTGAGCTTCACGAAGGATTCGTAGATAACGGGCATAAGTTGCTTGTCTATACGGATCACCAGATTTTCGACCGTTACCAGAGGTATAAAGCGAAAAATACTTTTGCAAAATCGGAACAGCTTACCCTGAAAGATCTGATGTCCCTGAAAATAGGGGATTATATTGCCCATATTGACCACGGAATAGGGAAGTTTATGGGGCTTGTGAAAGTAAATAATGACGGTAAAATTCAGGAATGTTTTAAACTGACTTATAAAAACGGTGACCTGTTATATGTGAGTATTCACTCTTTGCATAAAATTTCGAAATACAACGGGCCGGATGGAAAAGAAATTGTATTAAGCAAACTGGGTTCTCCAACCTGGAAATCATTAAAACAGAAAACAAAAGCAAAGGTAAAACAGATTGCTTTTGACCTTATTCAGTTATACGCCCAGAGAAAAACGGCCAAAGGTTTCGCTTATACTCCGGATTCATACCTGCAGAATGAGCTGGAAGCAAGCTTTATTTATGAAGACACTCCGGATCAGGAAAAGGCAACAATAGATGTAAAAAAAGATATGGAAGCCGAAACAGTGATGGACAGGCTTGTTTGTGGTGACGTAGGTTTCGGAAAAACTGAGGTGGCAATCCGGGCAGCATTTAAGGCGGCCACAGATGGTAAGCAGGTAGCCGTATTGGTTCCTACCACTATTCTTGCTTTTCAGCATTACAGAAGTTTTAAAGAGAGACTTAAAGATTTTCCGGTGAATGTTGCTTATGTGAACAGATTCAGAACGGCTAAGCAAAAGTCAGAAACCTTGGATGCTTTAAAAAACGGAAAAGTAGATATCATCATCGGAACCCATCAGCTGGTAAGCAGTTCTGTGAAGTTTAAGGATCTTGGATTGCTGATTATTGATGAAGAGCATAAGTTTGGGGTTTCCGTAAAGGATAAATTAAAAACCCTTAAAAATAACGTGGATACGCTTACCCTTACAGCAACTCCTATTCCGAGGACTTTGCAGTTTTCTTTGATGGCGGCGCGGGATTTATCCGTAATCAAAACACCCCCTCCCAACCGTCAGCCTGTAGATACACAGCTGATCGGATTCAATGAAGAGACACTTCGTGATGCCGTTTCCTATGAAATTCAGAGAGATGGGCAGGTGTATTTTATTAATAACAGAATTGAAAATTTAAAGGATATTGCCGGGCTTATTCAGAGACTGGTTCCGGATGCAAGAGTGATTACTGGGCATGGGCAGATGGAAGGAAAACAGCTTGAGAAGAACGTTCTGGATTTCATGGAAGGAAAATATGATGTTCTTGTTTCCACAACTATTGTAGAAAGTGGAGTAGATGTTCCCAACGCGAATACTATTTTCATCAATGATGCCCATAGGTTTGGTATGGCAGATCTTCACCAGATGAGAGGAAGGGTGGGGCGTAGTAACAGAAAAGCTTTCTGCTACCTGATTACTCCTCCTTACGATATGATGACTTCCGATGCCAGAAAGCGTTTGGAAGCTATTGAACAGTTTTCTGATTTGGGAAGCGGTTTTCAGATTGCCATGAAAGACCTGGAAATTCGTGGAGCGGGTGATCTTTTAGGTGCTGAGCAAAGCGGATTCATCAATGAAATGGGGTTTGAAACCTATCAGAAACTGATGCAGGAAGCCCTTGAAGAATTAAAAGATGATGCTGATTTTGAAAACCTTTTTGAAAACGAAGAAGACAGGCAGAAACTTTTCAAATCGGTAAAAGAGGTTAATATTGATACCGATCTGGAGCTGATGCTTCCGGATTTCTATATTTCCAATACGGAAGAAAGACTGCTGCTGTATCAGAAAATTGCAGAAATCAATAATGAAGCAGATCTTCATCAGTTTGAACTTGAGTTGATTGATCGTTTCGGACCCCTGCCTAAAGAGGCGGTAAACCTGCTGAAGAGTGTCTCACTGAAATGGCTGGCAGCAGATATCGGTTTTGAGAAAATTGTGATGAAAAACGGAGTATTCCTTGGGTACTTCCCGGGAAATCCTCAGGACAAATTTTATCAGACAGACAGATTCAGGCATATTATTAACTATTTAACCCGCAATCCTGCCGAGGCACAGCTCAAAGAAAAGTCAGGAAAAGAAGGGAATCAGCTGATGATGAGAAAAGAAAAGGTGAAGAATGTAGATGAGGTTAATATGCTGCTGAAAGCTATTATTGAACATAATTAA
- the pth gene encoding aminoacyl-tRNA hydrolase yields MKYLIVGLGNKGSEYENTRHNIGFKVAEKIAETLEASFNTSNFGWLAEGKHKGRKVFVLKPDTYMNLSGNAVKYWMQKENIPLENVLIVTDDLALPFGTLRMKGKGSDAGHNGLKNINEVLQTQNYARLRFGISADFSAGKQVDYVLGTWNEDEAEKLTERIETFSKASLSFVFAGLNNTMSAFNGK; encoded by the coding sequence ATGAAATATTTAATTGTCGGGCTTGGTAACAAAGGCTCAGAATATGAAAATACACGGCATAATATAGGCTTTAAAGTAGCCGAAAAAATAGCAGAAACTCTTGAAGCATCATTCAATACTTCCAACTTTGGCTGGCTGGCAGAAGGAAAGCATAAAGGCAGAAAGGTGTTTGTCCTTAAACCGGACACCTATATGAATCTTTCCGGAAATGCCGTGAAATACTGGATGCAGAAAGAGAATATTCCTCTGGAAAATGTCCTGATCGTTACGGATGATCTTGCGCTTCCTTTCGGGACTTTAAGGATGAAAGGAAAAGGCTCAGATGCAGGACATAACGGGCTTAAAAATATCAATGAAGTATTGCAGACTCAAAACTATGCAAGACTTCGTTTCGGGATTTCTGCTGACTTTTCTGCCGGAAAACAGGTAGATTATGTATTAGGAACCTGGAACGAGGATGAAGCAGAAAAGCTTACCGAAAGAATAGAAACATTTTCCAAAGCCAGTCTTTCTTTCGTTTTTGCTGGTTTGAATAATACGATGTCTGCCTTTAACGGGAAATAG
- a CDS encoding carbonic anhydrase, with product MKAHTYETQSTITPEKALEFLKEGNQRFVNNLKANRDLLEQVNATREGQWPFAVVLSCIDSRTSAELIFDQGLGDVFSIRIAGNFVNQDILGSMEFGCNVAGSKLIVVLGHTKCGALKGGLDAAQIEGMGMDNLNHLINHFNPIINDIIEENEERSSKNSSLLERLNHQNVRSAIDDIRKQSSTLKNLEAEGKIKIVGANYDVETGVVTWL from the coding sequence ATGAAAGCACATACATACGAAACACAGTCAACGATTACTCCAGAGAAAGCTTTAGAATTCTTAAAAGAAGGAAACCAAAGGTTTGTCAACAATCTTAAAGCGAACAGAGACCTTCTTGAACAGGTGAATGCTACCCGTGAGGGGCAATGGCCTTTTGCAGTAGTTTTAAGCTGTATAGACAGCCGTACTTCTGCTGAGCTTATCTTTGACCAGGGATTAGGAGACGTTTTCAGTATCAGAATTGCCGGTAATTTTGTCAATCAGGATATCCTTGGATCAATGGAATTTGGTTGTAACGTTGCAGGTTCTAAACTGATTGTAGTATTAGGACACACAAAATGCGGGGCATTGAAAGGAGGTCTTGACGCTGCACAAATTGAAGGAATGGGAATGGATAACCTGAACCACCTTATCAATCACTTCAACCCTATCATCAATGATATCATTGAAGAAAATGAAGAGCGTTCATCAAAAAACAGTTCCCTTCTGGAAAGACTTAACCATCAGAACGTTAGAAGTGCTATTGATGACATCCGTAAGCAAAGCTCAACCCTTAAAAACCTTGAAGCAGAAGGAAAAATTAAAATTGTAGGAGCCAACTATGATGTTGAAACAGGGGTTGTAACCTGGTTATAA